The following proteins are encoded in a genomic region of Fervidobacterium pennivorans DSM 9078:
- the dnaA gene encoding chromosomal replication initiator protein DnaA: MKEKILSALKEKVSRQQWEHWFIDFYVKRVEGTHVVFEVGNLFLKGYIEKKFDKVIRKAISEVVGQGATYEIVYAQVVSPDNFEDEIPDNVALVRKKPVLITPLNPKYRFDNFVVDEFNQFVYNLLLEAAKKPGTYNPIFIYSEAGMGKTHLVQAYGNYLLSQNPDLRFAYLTSESFMNELITKLKSGNMEEFRERYRKKIDVLVIDDIQFLAGKKGVQIELFHTFNALYEAGKQIIVCSDRSPKELKDFQDRVISRFQMGVVAQIKTPSQEAMYKIARKVVDDEKADIDDDVLRYVATHIKGSIRILKGAVIKLIAYKSMYGELDISVVKSILRDILTEDVNTSSNGDIIEIVAKMFKTTKDDILSGSRDRNTSLARQVCMYFMVKKYGLSTRKVGEIFNKTHPSVINSVKVVEEKMRNEKDFELLLKTVENELQKSVGKAYS, encoded by the coding sequence ATTAAGGAAAAGATTTTGTCCGCACTTAAGGAGAAGGTCAGCCGGCAGCAATGGGAACACTGGTTTATAGACTTCTATGTTAAACGTGTAGAAGGTACCCACGTTGTTTTTGAAGTGGGTAACCTTTTTCTTAAAGGTTACATCGAAAAGAAGTTTGATAAGGTTATCAGAAAAGCTATTAGTGAGGTTGTTGGACAAGGGGCAACTTACGAAATTGTTTACGCTCAAGTTGTCAGTCCTGACAACTTTGAAGATGAAATTCCTGACAATGTTGCATTAGTCAGGAAAAAGCCTGTTCTGATAACTCCTCTAAATCCCAAGTACAGGTTCGACAATTTTGTTGTTGACGAGTTCAACCAGTTTGTTTACAACTTACTCCTCGAAGCAGCAAAAAAACCAGGCACTTACAATCCGATATTTATCTACAGTGAAGCTGGAATGGGAAAGACTCATCTTGTTCAAGCTTATGGTAATTATCTACTATCTCAAAACCCCGACCTGAGGTTTGCGTACTTAACTAGTGAAAGTTTTATGAACGAGCTCATCACAAAGCTTAAGTCTGGTAATATGGAGGAATTCCGAGAAAGGTATAGAAAGAAAATCGATGTCCTTGTAATTGACGATATCCAGTTTTTAGCGGGCAAAAAGGGTGTTCAGATAGAACTTTTCCATACTTTCAATGCCCTTTACGAAGCAGGAAAACAAATTATCGTATGCTCTGACAGGTCACCAAAAGAACTTAAAGACTTCCAAGACAGGGTCATTTCAAGGTTCCAGATGGGTGTCGTTGCACAAATTAAAACACCATCCCAAGAAGCGATGTACAAAATAGCAAGAAAAGTTGTTGATGACGAAAAGGCGGATATCGATGATGACGTACTGCGATACGTTGCTACACACATTAAGGGAAGTATAAGAATCCTAAAAGGTGCCGTGATAAAGTTAATTGCTTACAAGAGCATGTATGGAGAGTTAGACATTTCTGTCGTAAAATCCATACTGCGGGACATACTTACTGAAGATGTTAACACAAGCTCAAATGGAGATATTATAGAAATTGTCGCTAAGATGTTTAAAACAACGAAAGACGATATTCTTTCGGGTTCCAGAGACCGAAATACTTCTTTAGCACGACAGGTGTGCATGTACTTTATGGTGAAAAAATACGGTTTATCAACAAGGAAAGTTGGCGAGATATTTAACAAGACACATCCGTCGGTGATAAATTCTGTAAAAGTTGTTGAAGAAAAAATGAGAAATGAAAAGGATTTTGAATTACTATTGAAAACTGTGGAGAACGAACTTCAAAAAAGTGTTGGAAAAGCTTATTCATAA
- a CDS encoding ferredoxin has product MKVRVDEATCIGCGVCENLCPDVFKLGDDMKAKVLQPETDLSCAKDAADSCPTAAITVEE; this is encoded by the coding sequence ATGAAGGTTAGAGTAGATGAAGCAACATGCATTGGTTGCGGAGTATGTGAAAACCTTTGTCCAGATGTATTCAAACTTGGTGATGACATGAAGGCAAAGGTTTTGCAACCGGAAACAGACCTTTCTTGCGCAAAAGACGCAGCTGACAGTTGTCCAACAGCTGCAATCACTGTTGAAGAGTAA